One genomic window of Pagrus major chromosome 22, Pma_NU_1.0 includes the following:
- the lratd1 gene encoding protein LRATD1 — translation MGNQLDRITHLNYSELPTGDPSGLEKDELRVGVAYFFSDEEEEVDDRTPSDCGFTKDHSPAEEGPFSVSEVEYSAFCSQECIFSKLRENEDLNVYSAKTLLTMCKPGDLLELVATAQAPHWAIYEQDDQVIHLHKGEIRKDSLLEVSNGRHGRIVNNRYRYRPLPPDLVMQNAVGHLGLSSEEICWTNSESFAAWCRFGKREFKAGGEAHSAEQQYFLKVHLSGSGVHTLVFRSLEDMIRERRRVDASGILKELSLVNGGKE, via the coding sequence ATGGGAAATCAACTGGATCGGATCACCCACCTCAACTACAGCGAGCTGCCCACGGGGGATCCGTCCGGGCTGGAGAAGGACGAGCTTCGGGTCGGCGTCGCCTACTTCTTCTctgacgaagaggaggaggtggacgaCCGCACTCCGTCCGACTGCGGCTTCACCAAGGACCACAGCCCGGCCGAGGAGGGACCCTTCTCGGTCAGCGAGGTGGAGTACTCGGCCTTCTGCTCCCAGGAATGCATCTTCTCCAAGCTGCGGGAGAACGAGGACTTGAACGTGTACTCGGCCAAAACTTTGCTGACTATGTGCAAACCGGGCGACCTGCTGGAGCTGGTGGCCACCGCGCAAGCCCCCCACTGGGCCATCTACGAGCAGGACGACCAGGTGATTCATCTGCACAAGGGCGAGATCCGCAAGGACAGCCTGCTTGAGGTCAGCAACGGCCGCCACGGGAGGATAGTCAACAATCGGTACCGGTACCGGCCGCTTCCCCCTGACCTAGTGATGCAGAACGCGGTGGGACACCTGGGCCTGAGCAGCGAGGAGATATGCTGGACCAACTCGGAAAGTTTCGCAGCCTGGTGCCGCTTTGGGAAACGGGAGTTCAAAGCCGGGGGAGAGGCGCACTCCGCGGAGCAGCAGTATTTCCTCAAAGTGCATCTGTCCGGCAGCGGGGTGCACACTCTGGTCTTTCGCAGCCTGGAGGACATGATCCGGGAGAGGAGGCGAGTGGACGCCAGTGGAATTCTCAAAGAGCTGTCTTTGGTTAACGGGGGCAAGGAGTGA